A section of the Enterococcus montenegrensis genome encodes:
- a CDS encoding MBL fold metallo-hydrolase produces MAEAALKISVLASGSSGNSLYIESGKKRLLVDAGLSGKKITSLLAEVGKDPADLDAILVTHEHRDHIHGVGVLARKYGLDVYANEGTWQAMDGMLGKIDVAQKHIFEMGKVLTFGDMDVESFGVSHDAAAPQFYRFHKDGKSFVMLTDTGYCSDHVRGIIRDADAYLVESNHDLEMLRMGPYPWSLKQRILGDRGHLSNEDGALVMTDIIGDSTKRIYLGHLSKENNMKELAHLTMKNILKEHDLGVDYNFKIYDTDPDQASELFAI; encoded by the coding sequence ATGGCAGAAGCTGCTTTAAAAATTAGTGTGTTAGCCAGTGGTAGTTCTGGTAATTCTTTATATATTGAAAGCGGAAAAAAACGACTGCTAGTGGATGCCGGTCTTTCTGGCAAAAAAATTACATCTTTATTAGCAGAAGTAGGTAAAGATCCAGCGGACTTAGATGCAATACTAGTTACCCATGAACATCGCGATCACATTCATGGTGTGGGAGTATTGGCTAGAAAATATGGTCTGGATGTTTACGCCAATGAAGGAACTTGGCAAGCAATGGATGGTATGCTAGGTAAAATTGATGTCGCGCAAAAGCATATTTTTGAAATGGGGAAGGTTCTAACCTTTGGGGATATGGACGTTGAAAGTTTTGGCGTTTCTCACGATGCAGCGGCACCGCAATTTTATCGTTTTCACAAAGACGGCAAATCTTTTGTAATGTTGACAGATACTGGTTATTGCAGTGATCATGTTCGTGGGATTATTCGCGATGCAGATGCATATTTAGTGGAAAGTAACCACGATTTGGAAATGTTGCGGATGGGACCTTATCCTTGGAGTTTAAAACAACGAATTTTAGGGGATCGAGGCCATTTGTCAAATGAAGATGGTGCACTGGTTATGACAGATATCATCGGAGATAGCACGAAGAGAATTTACTTGGGGCATTTAAGTAAAGAAAACAATATGAAAGAGCTCGCCCATTTAACGATGAAAAATATTTTGAAAGAACATGATTTAGGTGTGGATTATAACTTTAAAATTTACGATACAGACCCAGATCAAGCCAGTGAATTGTTTGCAATTTAA
- a CDS encoding NAD(P)-dependent oxidoreductase — translation MKIGIIGATGHVGSHLLKAALDDHYDVTAIVRSPEKLQVAVPVLKKDLFDLTTADLSDFDIVIDAFNAPHGREEMHKTSLLHLAKILRKTSVWLIVVGGASSLYLNTERTKRLLDTIPASSPIHPTASNMAQSLAELKEFPDVVWTYVSPAANFIYDAPFTGKYQINEDILEKDSAGKSEVSMADYAKGVMDLIKQPQKNIHISIAGDSTNY, via the coding sequence ATGAAAATTGGAATTATTGGAGCCACAGGTCATGTCGGCAGTCATCTACTAAAAGCGGCATTAGACGATCATTATGATGTTACAGCGATCGTTCGTAGCCCTGAAAAATTGCAAGTAGCTGTGCCCGTGCTAAAAAAAGATCTTTTTGATTTAACAACTGCTGATCTCTCTGATTTTGATATTGTGATTGATGCTTTTAACGCACCCCACGGACGAGAAGAAATGCATAAAACAAGCTTGCTTCATTTAGCTAAAATTTTGCGGAAAACATCTGTCTGGTTAATTGTAGTCGGCGGCGCTTCTTCTTTGTATTTGAATACAGAGCGAACAAAACGCTTGCTAGATACCATTCCAGCCAGCTCTCCCATTCATCCAACGGCGTCAAATATGGCCCAATCATTGGCTGAGTTAAAAGAATTTCCTGATGTTGTTTGGACTTATGTATCACCTGCCGCAAACTTTATCTATGATGCCCCTTTTACTGGTAAATACCAAATCAACGAAGATATCTTGGAAAAAGATAGTGCTGGAAAAAGTGAAGTCAGCATGGCGGATTATGCGAAGGGTGTTATGGATTTAATCAAACAGCCACAAAAGAATATTCACATCAGTATTGCTGGCGATAGTACAAATTATTAA
- a CDS encoding CPBP family intramembrane glutamic endopeptidase: MSQIKYSFSSILCYAFVFLIPAIIKINNGETLTAGLSYLIGTGVLIFLYQKVPPLSFEKNPMSRKKIILTGLIGILLTVLLIGITGYIETFFSIKNNFNRSLNMMEVLWQRPIFAVIATICGPIMEELVFRRACIGFFGEYFSLPLAILFSAAAFALVHTDSDILVYFILGCFLSFIFVKTGSIKTAILSHCGANILVLLIQVLRFTL, translated from the coding sequence ATGTCACAAATTAAATATAGCTTTTCATCAATTTTATGTTATGCTTTCGTTTTTTTAATTCCTGCTATTATTAAAATAAACAACGGTGAGACCCTCACTGCTGGTTTATCTTATTTAATCGGCACTGGTGTTCTAATTTTTTTATACCAAAAAGTTCCGCCTTTATCCTTTGAAAAAAATCCGATGAGTCGAAAAAAAATTATTCTCACCGGACTGATTGGTATTTTATTGACCGTCTTATTAATCGGCATCACTGGCTATATCGAAACTTTTTTTAGTATAAAAAATAATTTTAATCGCAGTCTCAATATGATGGAAGTTTTGTGGCAGCGGCCTATTTTTGCAGTTATAGCCACTATCTGTGGTCCCATTATGGAAGAACTCGTTTTTAGACGGGCTTGTATTGGCTTTTTTGGTGAATATTTTTCTTTACCTTTGGCAATTTTATTTAGTGCAGCAGCGTTTGCGCTGGTTCACACCGATAGTGATATTTTAGTCTACTTTATTTTAGGTTGCTTTTTATCCTTTATTTTCGTCAAGACAGGTTCAATTAAAACGGCCATCCTTAGTCATTGCGGTGCTAATATTTTAGTATTGCTTATTCAAGTATTGCGCTTTACACTTTAA
- the groES gene encoding co-chaperone GroES — translation MLKPLGDRVIIEVAKEEEKSVGGIVLASAAQEKPQTGTVIAVGEGRFLENGEKAAIPVVVGDQVMFEKYAGSEVKYEGKEYLIVNGKDIIAIVE, via the coding sequence GTGTTAAAACCATTAGGTGATCGCGTGATCATTGAAGTCGCAAAAGAAGAAGAAAAATCTGTAGGCGGAATCGTGTTAGCATCAGCTGCACAAGAAAAACCACAAACAGGTACAGTTATCGCTGTTGGTGAAGGCCGCTTTTTAGAAAATGGTGAAAAAGCCGCAATCCCAGTTGTTGTGGGAGACCAAGTAATGTTTGAAAAATATGCTGGTTCAGAAGTGAAATATGAAGGCAAAGAATATTTAATTGTTAATGGTAAAGATATTATCGCTATTGTGGAATAA
- the groL gene encoding chaperonin GroEL (60 kDa chaperone family; promotes refolding of misfolded polypeptides especially under stressful conditions; forms two stacked rings of heptamers to form a barrel-shaped 14mer; ends can be capped by GroES; misfolded proteins enter the barrel where they are refolded when GroES binds), translated as MAKDIKFAEEARAAMVRGVDKLADTVKVTLGPKGRNVVLEKSYGSPLITNDGVTIAKEIELEDHFENMGAKLVSEVASKTNDIAGDGTTTATVLTQAIVREGIKNVTAGANPLGIRRGIELATKTAVAKLHSISSIVDSKEAIAQVGAVSSGSEQVGNYIADAMEKVGNDGVITIEESKGIETELDVVEGMQFDRGYLSQYMVTDNDKMEAVLDNPYILITDKKISNIQDILPLLEQILQQSKPLLIIADDVDGEALPTLVLNKIRGTFNVVAVKAPGFGDRRKAMLEDIATLTGGTVITDDLGLELKDATIESLGQASKIVVDKDNTTIVEGAGETDAIAARVQLIKNQIAETTSDFDREKLQERLAKLAGGVAVIKVGAPTETELKEMKLRIEDALNATRAAVEEGMVSGGGTALVNVIAEVAAIEADGDIATGVKIVERALEEPVRQIAENAGYEGSVIIDKLKHAEIGMGFNAANGEWVNMVEAGIVDPTKVTRSALQNAASVAALLLTTEAVVADKPEPQAPQAPGMDPAAMGGMM; from the coding sequence ATGGCAAAAGATATTAAATTTGCAGAAGAAGCACGGGCTGCGATGGTGCGTGGAGTAGATAAATTAGCCGATACAGTAAAAGTAACATTAGGCCCTAAAGGTCGTAACGTTGTATTAGAAAAATCATATGGTTCACCTTTGATTACAAACGATGGTGTTACAATCGCAAAAGAAATCGAATTAGAAGATCATTTTGAAAATATGGGTGCAAAACTTGTTTCTGAAGTTGCTTCTAAAACAAATGATATTGCTGGGGATGGTACCACAACGGCTACTGTCTTAACACAAGCAATTGTCAGAGAAGGAATTAAAAACGTTACAGCTGGTGCTAACCCATTGGGTATTCGCCGTGGGATTGAACTTGCAACTAAAACAGCAGTAGCAAAATTACACAGCATTTCTTCAATCGTTGACTCTAAAGAAGCAATTGCGCAAGTAGGTGCCGTTTCTTCTGGTAGTGAACAAGTTGGGAACTACATTGCTGACGCAATGGAAAAAGTCGGAAACGATGGTGTTATCACCATTGAAGAATCAAAAGGGATTGAAACTGAACTAGACGTTGTTGAAGGGATGCAATTTGACCGTGGTTACTTATCCCAATACATGGTAACAGACAACGATAAAATGGAAGCTGTTTTAGATAATCCATACATTTTGATTACCGATAAAAAAATCTCTAACATTCAAGATATCTTGCCATTGTTAGAACAAATTTTACAACAATCAAAACCATTGTTGATTATTGCTGATGATGTTGATGGCGAAGCATTACCAACCCTTGTTTTAAATAAAATTCGTGGTACTTTCAATGTCGTTGCAGTAAAAGCTCCTGGCTTTGGTGATCGTCGTAAAGCAATGTTAGAAGATATCGCTACTTTAACAGGCGGCACAGTAATTACAGACGATTTAGGTCTTGAATTAAAAGACGCAACAATTGAAAGCTTAGGTCAAGCAAGTAAAATTGTCGTTGATAAAGACAATACAACAATCGTAGAAGGCGCTGGAGAAACAGATGCTATTGCTGCGCGCGTGCAATTAATTAAAAATCAAATTGCAGAAACGACTTCTGATTTTGATCGTGAAAAATTACAAGAACGTCTAGCGAAATTAGCTGGTGGCGTAGCTGTAATCAAAGTTGGTGCGCCAACTGAAACAGAATTAAAAGAAATGAAATTACGCATTGAAGATGCTTTAAACGCAACCCGTGCCGCTGTTGAAGAAGGTATGGTTTCTGGTGGTGGTACTGCACTAGTCAACGTTATCGCTGAAGTTGCGGCTATTGAAGCAGATGGTGACATTGCAACTGGTGTGAAAATTGTGGAACGTGCACTAGAAGAGCCAGTACGTCAAATTGCTGAAAACGCTGGTTATGAAGGATCTGTTATCATCGACAAATTAAAACATGCTGAAATCGGTATGGGCTTTAATGCGGCTAACGGTGAATGGGTAAATATGGTAGAAGCTGGGATCGTTGACCCAACGAAAGTAACACGTTCAGCTTTACAAAATGCAGCTTCTGTTGCAGCTTTGTTGTTAACAACTGAAGCAGTTGTTGCAGATAAACCTGAACCACAAGCGCCACAAGCTCCAGGAATGGATCCTGCTGCAATGGGCGGTATGATGTAA
- a CDS encoding MerR family transcriptional regulator yields MYTINELAKLAKISNRTLRYYDQIGLLKASRQPNSDYRYYDRAAVDKLQQILFFKSFGFTLAKIKAVMNLPQAERFALLEEQYQALLTQQAQLNEMVQTLSQTLVYYKGGEHMKDSEKFAAFKAKQIEENEQRYGKEIREKYGEQAVNSANDNWSHLTKEQYEKMQAAQTALFANLKILSQAEKIDLDSSISKNVFNAHKTWLQIAAPFYNSAYHRGLADLYVADERFAAYYNDHVEADVVDIMHDIIYHYTKE; encoded by the coding sequence ATGTATACGATTAATGAATTAGCCAAACTAGCAAAAATTTCCAACCGGACGCTGCGTTATTACGATCAAATTGGTTTACTAAAAGCGTCACGTCAACCTAATTCTGATTACCGCTATTACGACCGTGCTGCGGTGGATAAATTGCAGCAAATTTTATTTTTTAAGAGTTTTGGCTTTACTTTGGCTAAAATTAAAGCAGTGATGAACCTCCCCCAAGCAGAACGTTTCGCTTTGCTTGAAGAACAATACCAAGCGCTTTTAACCCAACAAGCGCAGCTGAATGAAATGGTTCAGACTCTTTCTCAAACATTGGTTTATTACAAAGGAGGAGAACACATGAAAGATAGTGAAAAATTTGCAGCTTTTAAAGCCAAACAAATTGAAGAAAACGAGCAACGCTATGGAAAAGAGATTCGTGAAAAGTATGGGGAACAAGCCGTTAATTCCGCCAATGATAACTGGTCACATTTGACCAAAGAACAATATGAAAAAATGCAAGCAGCTCAAACTGCGCTATTTGCGAATTTAAAAATCTTGTCTCAAGCAGAAAAAATTGATTTAGACAGCAGTATTTCAAAAAATGTTTTTAATGCTCACAAAACTTGGCTACAAATCGCCGCTCCTTTTTACAATTCTGCGTATCATCGCGGTCTAGCCGACTTGTATGTTGCCGATGAACGCTTTGCAGCCTACTACAACGACCACGTTGAAGCCGATGTTGTAGATATTATGCACGACATTATTTACCACTATACCAAAGAATAG
- a CDS encoding DUF1827 family protein, with amino-acid sequence MKIIETPVNKNLNLETFYPNITKFVFGKTAIKYYKLYSADRTQIIYADTYDKVRLILINDHKKIRKEEVDTIIHRLLKVDRHAVFVDVNIKQKMQESGSKFSKPRKDIILVEYTPLEN; translated from the coding sequence ATGAAAATAATCGAAACACCAGTAAATAAAAATTTGAATTTAGAAACATTTTATCCTAATATTACCAAATTTGTTTTTGGCAAGACGGCAATTAAATATTACAAATTATATTCAGCTGATCGTACGCAAATCATTTATGCTGATACCTATGACAAGGTTCGGCTAATTTTGATTAACGATCACAAGAAAATTCGTAAAGAAGAAGTCGATACAATTATTCATCGTTTGTTAAAAGTGGATCGTCACGCTGTTTTTGTTGATGTGAACATTAAACAAAAAATGCAAGAATCAGGCAGTAAATTCTCCAAACCCCGTAAAGATATTATCTTAGTCGAGTATACGCCTTTAGAAAACTAA
- a CDS encoding nicotinate phosphoribosyltransferase, which produces MQKLYPDDSLTLHTDLYQLNMMKTYWELGRADRHAVFECYFREMPFKTGYAIFAGLERFVHYLENLQFTESDIAYLREVTGYPEAFLDYLADFKFSCTVRSALEGDLVFSNEPIVQIEGPLAQAQLIETALLNMVNFQTLIATKAARIKSVIGDDPLLEFGSRRAQEVDAAFWGTRAAFIGGADATSNVRAGKIFGIPASGTHAHSLVQSYGNDYDAFMAYAKTHKDCVFLVDTYDTLKLGVPAAIKVAKELGDEINFLGVRIDSGDMAYISKKVREQLDEAGFTQAKVYASNDLDENTILSLKMQKAKIDVWGVGTKLITAYDQPALGAVYKLVSIEDDNGKMVDTIKLSSNAEKVTTPGKKQVWRINRNKDGKSEGDYITLWDEDPREEEEIFMFHPVHTFINKTVRDFSARPVLQEIFHAGKLVYDLPDLEHIKAYAHECLDSLWDEYKRDLNPQQYPVDLSTDCWNHKMAIMEKVRKSVAAVTKEEGRF; this is translated from the coding sequence ATGCAAAAATTATATCCTGACGACAGCTTAACGCTGCATACAGATTTATATCAATTGAATATGATGAAAACTTACTGGGAATTAGGACGCGCCGATCGTCATGCTGTTTTCGAGTGTTATTTTCGTGAGATGCCTTTTAAAACGGGGTATGCGATTTTTGCCGGGTTGGAGCGGTTTGTCCACTACTTAGAAAATTTACAATTTACAGAAAGTGATATTGCCTATTTAAGAGAAGTTACAGGCTATCCGGAAGCGTTTTTGGATTACTTGGCAGACTTTAAATTCAGCTGTACAGTGCGTTCAGCATTAGAAGGGGACTTGGTCTTTAGTAATGAACCTATCGTCCAAATTGAAGGACCGTTGGCACAAGCGCAGTTAATTGAAACCGCCCTTTTGAACATGGTGAATTTTCAGACGTTAATTGCTACGAAAGCCGCTCGAATTAAATCCGTTATTGGAGACGATCCTTTGTTAGAGTTTGGTTCACGCCGAGCACAAGAAGTTGATGCGGCATTTTGGGGAACTCGTGCTGCGTTTATTGGGGGCGCAGATGCCACAAGTAATGTGCGAGCTGGGAAAATTTTTGGTATTCCTGCAAGTGGAACCCACGCCCATTCCTTAGTTCAATCTTATGGCAATGACTATGATGCCTTTATGGCTTATGCTAAAACCCATAAAGATTGTGTTTTCTTAGTGGATACTTATGATACTTTAAAACTTGGTGTTCCAGCGGCAATTAAAGTAGCCAAAGAATTAGGGGACGAAATTAATTTCTTAGGTGTTCGAATTGACTCTGGAGATATGGCCTACATCTCTAAAAAAGTTCGGGAACAACTAGATGAAGCTGGTTTTACGCAAGCAAAAGTCTATGCTTCAAATGATCTCGATGAAAACACCATCTTAAGTTTGAAAATGCAAAAAGCTAAAATTGACGTATGGGGTGTGGGGACAAAACTTATCACCGCTTATGATCAACCAGCTTTAGGTGCCGTTTATAAATTAGTTTCCATTGAAGATGACAATGGCAAAATGGTAGACACGATTAAACTTTCATCAAATGCAGAAAAAGTCACGACCCCTGGGAAAAAGCAAGTGTGGCGGATTAATCGTAATAAAGATGGGAAATCTGAAGGCGACTATATCACGCTCTGGGATGAAGATCCACGGGAAGAAGAAGAAATTTTTATGTTCCATCCAGTCCACACTTTTATCAATAAAACTGTTCGCGATTTTAGTGCGCGGCCTGTTTTACAAGAAATTTTTCATGCTGGTAAATTAGTCTATGACTTGCCAGATTTGGAGCATATTAAAGCTTATGCCCATGAATGTCTAGATTCTTTATGGGATGAATACAAACGTGACTTGAACCCACAACAATATCCAGTAGATTTATCTACCGATTGTTGGAATCATAAAATGGCAATTATGGAAAAAGTTCGCAAATCTGTGGCGGCTGTAACAAAAGAGGAGGGACGTTTTTAA